The sequence below is a genomic window from Natrinema salifodinae.
GACTCGAAGACGCCGCCGTCGGTGTCGACGACGTACCCGTACGCGAGCGGGGTGAGGGCGACGTCGGTGACGCTCGAGCCGGTGCCGGGCTCGGTCACGTCGCCCCACGAGACGTCGGCGCCGTCGCGCCGCCCCCGGAGGAGTTCCCCGGAGCTGTTGATGACCGTCAGCCGCTCGTCGCCGGCCAGGCCGGCGGCCGCGACCGACGTCCACGACGTCGTCTTCCCGTTCGGGGCGGAGAAGTCCGCGACGTGATCGGCGACAACGTCGTAGAGGCCGAGCGCGCCGCTGTCGCCGGCGACCCACAGCGCCCGCCCGTTGCTCGTGACCGCCGCCGAGCGGAGGCCGTCGCCCGCGTCACCGACCCCGTTCTCGAGGCGGACGGTCCAGTCGCCGCCGTCGCGGGCGAGGACGACGCCGTCTTCGCCGACCGCGTAGGCGCCGTCGGCCGTCGGCACCACGTCGTACAGCGTCGCGTCGGTCGGAACGTCGGCGCGGACCCACTCGCCGTCGACGTCGTCCTCAAGACAGCCGGCGAGCGACAGCGAACCGACCGCGGCCCCGGCCGCCGCGAGGACGGCGCGTCGGGTGTGGCGGGGGCGAGAGTGGGACCGGGAGCGAGTGCGATCGAGCATCAGTCGCCCTCGCGCGCTCCGCCGTCGGCGGCGGCGTCGTCCGGCGTCGATTCTTCGGACTCGGCTCCCGTATTGGTCTCGTCCCGGCCCGGCCGAATCGCCCCTCGGGCCTCGTGCGCCTGGTGGAACTCGCCTGGCGGCGTGAACGCGCCGGGCGCGGAGGTCCGCATAAGGACGGCCGAGATGCGGACGACATACGCGAAGAGAACCGCGAGCGGACTGAACGCGACCGCGAGCGCCAGGCTCACGAGCGCGAGCAGCCACCCCTCGAAGGCGACCGGCGGGTAGCCGCTCGCGTAGATCATGATGACCAGCGACGAGAGCAGGATCGCGGCGGTGCCGCTGTAGGTGATCAACCGCGACAGCCGCGCGAGCTCGCGCTGGAGGTAGATCGTCGTGAAGTACTGACGCGTCGCGTCCGCGATGACGAACAGCTCGCGGAGCTCCGCGAGCAGCGACGCCGCGCGGTCGGACAGCTCCCCGTCGAACCGACGGCCGAGCCGCCTGGCCTCGTTGGCGGCGCCGGCGTAGTCGTGGTCGAT
It includes:
- a CDS encoding beta propeller repeat protein, with the translated sequence MLDRTRSRSHSRPRHTRRAVLAAAGAAVGSLSLAGCLEDDVDGEWVRADVPTDATLYDVVPTADGAYAVGEDGVVLARDGGDWTVRLENGVGDAGDGLRSAAVTSNGRALWVAGDSGALGLYDVVADHVADFSAPNGKTTSWTSVAAAGLAGDERLTVINSSGELLRGRRDGADVSWGDVTEPGTGSSVTDVALTPLAYGYVVDTDGGVFESRDGGVAWSRIGIDGAAVDFEAVAATDSGHVSVAGGNGVVYRYNGVAWSRTTVGEQPIAALARDRDDALAVSTSGTIYERSYDGWTELAGLRPGNELLAVALGTARTPQLVVGESGIVYERRYDDS